One part of the Parabacteroides distasonis ATCC 8503 genome encodes these proteins:
- the rplJ gene encoding 50S ribosomal protein L10: MRKEDKGTVIGQLTETLKEYPNFYLTDIEALDAEKTSKLRRECFKREVKLVVVKNNLLKKALENIEGDFSDLNVALKGNTAVMFSQVANAPARLIKDFTKDAKKGVVAKPALKAAYVQESFYVGAENLEALVNIKSKNELIADVIALLESPAKNVISALQSSGQTIHGLLKTLEER; the protein is encoded by the coding sequence ATGAGAAAGGAAGATAAAGGAACTGTTATAGGTCAATTAACTGAAACATTAAAGGAATATCCTAATTTCTATTTGACGGATATCGAGGCGTTGGACGCTGAGAAAACCAGCAAATTGAGAAGAGAGTGTTTCAAGCGTGAGGTTAAGTTAGTCGTTGTAAAGAATAACTTGCTTAAGAAAGCGTTGGAGAACATTGAAGGTGACTTCTCTGATCTTAACGTAGCTTTGAAAGGCAATACGGCTGTGATGTTCTCACAAGTCGCTAATGCTCCCGCTCGCCTGATTAAGGATTTTACTAAGGACGCTAAAAAAGGTGTAGTCGCTAAACCGGCTTTGAAGGCTGCTTACGTACAAGAAAGCTTCTATGTAGGTGCTGAGAATCTTGAGGCATTAGTAAATATCAAGAGCAAAAACGAACTTATTGCCGATGTTATCGCATTGTTGGAATCTCCGGCGAAGAACGTTATCTCTGCTCTTCAGTCATCAGGACAAACTATCCATGGTCTGTTGAAGACTTTGGAAGAAAGATAA
- the rplA gene encoding 50S ribosomal protein L1: protein MSKLTKNQKLALGKIEAGKAYTLKEASALVKEITTTKFDASVDVDVRLGVDPRKANQMVRGVVSLPHGTGKQVRVLALCTPDKEAEATAAGADYVGLDEYINKIKGGWTDIDVIITMPSIMGKIGALGRVLGPRGLMPNPKSGTVTNEIGNAVKEVKQGKIDFKVDKSGIVHTSVGKVSFTPEQIRDNAKEFISTLIKLKPTAAKGAYIKSIYLSSTMSAGIKIDPKSVEEN from the coding sequence ATGAGTAAACTTACAAAGAATCAAAAGTTGGCTTTGGGCAAGATTGAAGCTGGGAAAGCATATACATTGAAAGAAGCTTCAGCTTTAGTGAAGGAAATTACTACAACTAAGTTTGACGCATCCGTAGATGTTGATGTCCGTTTAGGTGTTGACCCCCGTAAGGCCAATCAAATGGTGAGAGGCGTGGTTTCATTGCCTCACGGAACTGGTAAGCAGGTTAGGGTTCTCGCATTATGTACTCCGGACAAGGAAGCTGAAGCTACTGCCGCTGGAGCTGACTATGTTGGATTGGATGAGTATATTAATAAGATTAAAGGCGGTTGGACTGACATTGATGTTATCATCACTATGCCTTCTATCATGGGTAAGATCGGTGCTCTTGGTCGCGTATTAGGCCCTCGTGGTTTGATGCCTAACCCAAAGAGTGGTACGGTTACCAATGAGATCGGAAATGCGGTGAAGGAGGTTAAGCAAGGTAAGATCGACTTTAAGGTAGATAAGAGCGGTATCGTTCACACATCTGTTGGTAAGGTGTCTTTCACTCCGGAACAGATTCGTGACAATGCTAAGGAGTTTATTTCAACTTTGATCAAGTTGAAACCTACTGCGGCTAAAGGTGCGTATATAAAGAGTATTTATCTTTCTAGTACTATGAGTGCGGGTATTAAAATTGACCCCAAATCAGTTGAAGAAAACTAA
- the rplK gene encoding 50S ribosomal protein L11, translating into MAKEVAGQIKLQIKGGAANPSPPVGPALGSKGINIMEFCKQFNAKTQDKAGKILPVVITYYADKSFDFVVKTPPVAIQLLEATKKKSGSAQPNRAKIAEITWDQVKAIAEDKLVDLNCFTVESAMRMVAGTARSMGITVKGTFPGNN; encoded by the coding sequence ATGGCTAAAGAAGTTGCTGGACAAATCAAATTGCAGATTAAAGGAGGAGCAGCAAACCCTTCTCCCCCAGTAGGACCTGCTTTGGGTTCTAAGGGTATTAACATTATGGAGTTTTGCAAGCAATTTAATGCCAAGACCCAAGACAAGGCTGGTAAGATATTACCTGTTGTAATTACTTACTATGCCGATAAGTCTTTCGACTTTGTCGTTAAAACTCCTCCTGTGGCAATCCAGTTGTTGGAAGCTACTAAGAAGAAGAGCGGTTCCGCTCAACCTAACCGTGCTAAGATCGCTGAGATCACATGGGATCAGGTGAAAGCTATCGCTGAAGACAAATTAGTCGATCTAAACTGCTTTACTGTCGAGTCGGCCATGAGAATGGTTGCGGGAACAGCCAGAAGTATGGGTATCACTGTTAAAGGGACATTCCCGGGTAATAATTAA
- the nusG gene encoding transcription termination/antitermination protein NusG — protein MSDIQKKFYVLRAISGKENKVREYLEAELKNTDLGEYVSQVLIPTEKTFTVRNGKKVMKERAYLPGYVLVEAALVGEVAHRLRNIPNVIGFLGGSDTPVPLRPAEVNRILGTVDELQEQQEDLDIQFYVGESVKITFGPFSGFTGIIEEVNAEKKKLKVMVKVFGRKTPLELGYMQVEKE, from the coding sequence ATGTCTGATATCCAAAAGAAATTTTATGTTCTGCGTGCCATCAGTGGCAAGGAGAACAAGGTACGGGAATATCTAGAGGCTGAGCTGAAGAATACGGATCTGGGAGAATATGTATCTCAAGTCTTGATTCCGACTGAGAAAACCTTTACGGTACGAAACGGTAAGAAGGTCATGAAAGAAAGGGCTTACTTGCCGGGTTATGTGCTGGTCGAGGCTGCTTTGGTCGGTGAGGTTGCTCATCGATTGCGGAACATTCCGAATGTGATTGGTTTCTTGGGTGGTTCTGATACCCCCGTGCCATTACGTCCTGCGGAAGTGAATCGTATCTTAGGTACGGTTGACGAGTTGCAGGAACAACAAGAGGATCTGGATATCCAGTTCTATGTTGGCGAGAGTGTGAAGATTACTTTTGGACCGTTCAGCGGTTTCACGGGTATAATCGAAGAGGTCAACGCCGAGAAAAAGAAACTTAAGGTGATGGTTAAGGTCTTCGGACGCAAGACTCCCCTTGAGTTGGGTTATATGCAAGTTGAGAAAGAATAG
- the secE gene encoding preprotein translocase subunit SecE, which translates to MKKIITYIKESYNELVYKVSWPTRAELSNSAVVVMFASLIIAALIFVVDGAFEAVMRFFYNQIF; encoded by the coding sequence ATGAAAAAGATAATTACTTATATTAAGGAATCTTATAACGAACTTGTTTATAAAGTTTCTTGGCCTACGAGAGCAGAGCTTTCCAATAGTGCGGTTGTTGTTATGTTTGCTTCCCTTATCATCGCCGCATTGATCTTTGTTGTTGACGGGGCCTTCGAGGCTGTTATGCGTTTCTTCTACAACCAAATTTTCTAA
- the tuf gene encoding elongation factor Tu has product MAKEKFDRSKPHVNIGTIGHVDHGKTTLTAAITTVLAKKGLSELRSFDSIDNAPEEKERGITINTSHVEYQTANRHYAHVDCPGHADYVKNMVTGAAQMDGAIIVVAATDGPMPQTREHILLARQVNVPRLVVFMNKCDMVDDEEMLELVEMEMRELLSFYQFDGDNTPIIRGSALGALNGDAQWEDKVMELMEACDTWIPLPPREIDKPFLMPVEDVFSITGRGTVATGRIETGIVKVGEEVQIIGLGAAGKKSVVTGVEMFRKLLDQGEAGDNVGLLLRGIDKNEIKRGMVICHPGQVKEHSKFKAEVYILKKEEGGRHTPFHNKYRPQFYIRTLDVTGEITLPEGTEMVMPGDNVTIEVELIYPVACSVGLRFAIREGGRTVGAGQITELEN; this is encoded by the coding sequence ATGGCAAAAGAGAAATTTGACAGATCGAAACCACATGTGAACATTGGTACGATTGGTCACGTTGACCACGGTAAAACAACTTTGACAGCTGCTATCACAACAGTATTGGCAAAGAAAGGTCTTTCAGAGTTGCGTTCATTCGATTCTATCGACAACGCTCCTGAAGAAAAAGAGAGAGGTATCACAATCAACACTTCTCACGTAGAGTATCAGACTGCAAACCGTCACTATGCTCACGTAGACTGTCCGGGTCACGCCGACTACGTAAAGAACATGGTAACTGGTGCTGCTCAGATGGACGGTGCTATCATCGTAGTTGCTGCTACTGATGGTCCTATGCCTCAAACTCGCGAGCACATCCTTTTGGCTCGTCAGGTAAACGTTCCGAGATTGGTTGTATTCATGAACAAGTGTGACATGGTTGACGACGAGGAAATGTTGGAATTGGTTGAGATGGAGATGAGAGAGTTGCTTTCATTCTATCAATTCGACGGTGACAACACTCCGATCATCCGTGGTTCTGCTCTTGGTGCATTGAACGGTGATGCTCAATGGGAAGATAAAGTAATGGAGTTGATGGAAGCTTGTGATACTTGGATTCCTCTGCCTCCGCGCGAAATCGACAAGCCGTTCTTGATGCCGGTTGAGGACGTATTCTCAATCACGGGTCGTGGTACTGTTGCTACAGGTCGTATCGAGACAGGTATTGTTAAGGTTGGTGAGGAAGTTCAGATCATCGGTCTTGGCGCTGCTGGTAAGAAATCTGTTGTTACAGGTGTTGAGATGTTCCGTAAGTTATTGGATCAAGGTGAGGCTGGTGATAACGTTGGTTTGTTGCTTCGCGGTATCGATAAGAATGAGATCAAGCGTGGTATGGTAATCTGCCACCCGGGTCAGGTTAAAGAGCATTCTAAGTTCAAGGCTGAGGTTTATATCTTGAAGAAAGAGGAAGGTGGTCGTCACACTCCGTTCCACAACAAATATCGTCCTCAGTTCTATATCCGTACATTGGATGTAACTGGTGAGATCACTTTGCCGGAAGGAACTGAAATGGTAATGCCGGGTGATAACGTAACGATCGAGGTTGAGTTGATCTATCCGGTAGCATGTAGCGTAGGTCTTCGTTTCGCTATCCGCGAGGGTGGACGTACAGTAGGTGCAGGCCAGATCACAGAATTAGAGAACTAA
- the hpf gene encoding ribosome hibernation-promoting factor, HPF/YfiA family, with product MDVRIQAIHFDATAQLEAFIQKKVSKLEQYFDGIILAEVTLKVVKPETVKNKQASIMLSVKNGECFADKINDTFEGAIDDCVEALEKQLVKFKEKIRAK from the coding sequence ATGGACGTTAGAATTCAAGCAATTCATTTCGACGCAACTGCACAGTTGGAGGCGTTTATTCAGAAGAAAGTTTCTAAATTGGAGCAATACTTCGATGGTATTATATTGGCAGAGGTTACATTGAAGGTGGTTAAGCCTGAGACGGTGAAGAACAAGCAGGCCAGTATAATGTTGTCCGTGAAGAACGGGGAATGTTTCGCTGATAAAATAAACGATACTTTCGAAGGGGCGATAGACGATTGTGTTGAGGCTTTGGAGAAGCAACTGGTTAAATTCAAAGAAAAAATCAGAGCCAAATAA
- a CDS encoding tyrosine-type recombinase/integrase, with translation MLIDDFLNYLRYERNYSNYTIGAYSKDLDQFQRYVREHREGVFNPGEIDSDFVRSWIVSLMDEKLSPVSVNRKLSSLKSFFKFLMKRGIVSANPLRLVSGPKTKKPLPYFIKDSELEALLDGDGFDEDFEGVRNRLVIEMLYDTGMRRSELIGIRNVDVDYEAMQVKVTGKRNKQRLIPFAEGLKNLMLAYTEVRDREVEAAGEWFFVRKNGNQLSTGIVYNIVKKQLSEIPMLAKRSPHVLRHSFATSMLNNGAELNAVKDLLGHSSLASTSVYTHTTFEELKKVYHAHPRAKKEGGYYGR, from the coding sequence ATGCTGATCGATGACTTTCTAAACTATCTCCGGTATGAGCGGAACTATTCCAATTATACGATTGGTGCCTATTCGAAAGATTTGGACCAATTCCAGAGGTATGTAAGAGAGCATCGAGAAGGTGTATTCAACCCCGGGGAAATCGACTCGGATTTCGTGAGAAGCTGGATCGTCAGTTTGATGGACGAGAAGCTCTCTCCCGTATCGGTAAACCGGAAATTAAGTTCTTTGAAATCTTTTTTTAAGTTTCTCATGAAACGGGGCATTGTCTCCGCGAATCCGTTGAGATTGGTGAGCGGTCCGAAAACGAAGAAACCCTTGCCTTATTTTATTAAGGATAGCGAGTTGGAGGCGTTGTTGGACGGGGACGGATTTGATGAGGATTTTGAAGGTGTGAGGAATCGGTTGGTCATTGAGATGCTATACGATACCGGGATGCGCCGCTCAGAGTTAATCGGCATACGAAACGTGGATGTGGATTATGAGGCGATGCAGGTCAAGGTAACCGGAAAGCGGAACAAGCAGCGGTTGATTCCTTTTGCGGAGGGTTTAAAAAACTTAATGCTTGCATACACGGAAGTCCGTGATCGTGAGGTTGAGGCAGCCGGTGAATGGTTTTTCGTTCGAAAGAACGGGAACCAGTTGTCGACGGGGATTGTTTATAATATAGTAAAAAAGCAATTGTCGGAGATACCCATGCTGGCGAAACGAAGTCCACACGTGTTACGACATTCATTTGCAACGAGTATGTTAAACAACGGAGCCGAGCTGAACGCTGTGAAAGATTTATTAGGTCATAGCAGTTTAGCGTCTACCAGTGTTTACACGCATACAACCTTTGAGGAATTAAAAAAAGTGTATCATGCTCATCCAAGAGCAAAAAAAGAAGGAGGTTATTATGGACGTTAG
- the rpsU gene encoding 30S ribosomal protein S21, producing MIVVPLKEGENIEKALKKFKRKFEKTGVVKELRGRQAFEKPSVTKRKQTMRAIYVQHLQQVEE from the coding sequence ATGATCGTAGTTCCATTAAAAGAAGGCGAAAACATCGAGAAGGCGCTTAAGAAATTCAAGAGAAAGTTCGAGAAAACAGGTGTAGTCAAGGAATTGAGAGGCCGTCAGGCTTTCGAGAAACCGTCTGTTACGAAGAGAAAGCAGACTATGCGTGCTATCTACGTACAGCATTTGCAACAAGTAGAAGAATAA
- the mtnA gene encoding S-methyl-5-thioribose-1-phosphate isomerase codes for MIQTLSDLKTVRFNEQADGVIILDQTLLPGKEAYLTLTTAEEIWDAIYKLKVRGAPAIGVAAAYGIYVCARRIDTAEKSVFVNEFRKIKEYLAGSRPTAVNLVAALNRMERVLVAHPTLSVPEWKELLYKEAIAIREEDAAACRQIGENCLELLRPGMGILTHCNAGHLAVSEYGTALAPIYLGQERGYGFKVFADETRPLLQGARLTAYELSRAGVDVTLICDNMASVVMRKGWVHAVVVGCDRVAANGDVANKIGTSGVAILARHYKIPFYVLGPTSTIDGSCPDGDSIVIEERNPDEVTEMWYSRRMAPKDVKVYNPAFDITPHELITAIITEKGIFYKNNR; via the coding sequence ATGATACAAACTCTATCTGATTTAAAGACCGTGCGTTTCAACGAGCAAGCGGACGGTGTGATCATTTTGGACCAAACTCTGCTGCCGGGTAAGGAAGCGTATCTGACCCTTACCACTGCCGAGGAGATATGGGACGCTATCTATAAATTAAAGGTACGTGGAGCACCTGCTATCGGGGTAGCGGCCGCTTATGGTATCTATGTCTGCGCCCGTCGGATCGATACGGCGGAGAAATCCGTTTTCGTGAATGAGTTTCGGAAGATCAAGGAGTATCTGGCCGGTTCCCGTCCGACAGCGGTGAATCTGGTGGCGGCGCTGAACCGGATGGAGCGGGTATTGGTCGCTCATCCAACCTTGTCTGTCCCGGAATGGAAAGAGCTATTATATAAGGAAGCGATCGCGATCCGGGAGGAAGACGCCGCCGCTTGCCGGCAGATCGGCGAGAACTGTCTGGAGCTACTCCGTCCCGGGATGGGAATCCTTACGCATTGTAACGCCGGACATCTGGCGGTCTCGGAGTATGGCACCGCTTTGGCGCCGATTTATCTGGGGCAGGAGAGAGGTTATGGTTTCAAGGTCTTCGCCGACGAGACCCGTCCTTTGTTGCAAGGCGCCCGGCTCACGGCCTATGAGCTAAGCAGGGCCGGCGTGGACGTGACGCTGATTTGCGATAATATGGCCTCCGTCGTCATGCGGAAAGGCTGGGTGCATGCCGTGGTCGTAGGTTGCGACCGTGTAGCCGCCAATGGCGACGTGGCGAATAAGATCGGCACGTCTGGAGTGGCTATCTTGGCCCGGCATTACAAGATCCCCTTCTATGTATTAGGCCCGACATCCACCATCGATGGCTCGTGCCCGGACGGCGATTCCATTGTAATAGAGGAACGTAACCCCGATGAGGTCACCGAGATGTGGTATTCAAGGCGTATGGCCCCGAAAGACGTGAAAGTCTACAACCCCGCCTTCGACATTACTCCCCACGAGCTAATCACGGCTATAATTACGGAGAAAGGCATCTTTTATAAAAATAATCGCTGA
- a CDS encoding HU family DNA-binding protein, whose product MSANYKLVRNPNPNPEESGKSLPLHPRLVSCGTIHTDEFINRAKSRSSFSPADMKGILQLFQDMMVDFLMFGYNVELEGIGTFSVSLKSRPVMEKNEVRAESIHFKDVKFRSSKELRDRLKTMPVFRDEYTVSDPAYPSAKECEQEVFRYLETNPFIHQKKYMSLCGCSRSKASLDLRRLVEEGKLRWEKLGTSHLYYKVEEPVSGETNPK is encoded by the coding sequence ATGTCAGCAAATTACAAGCTAGTCAGAAATCCCAACCCGAATCCAGAGGAATCCGGGAAGTCATTACCCCTACATCCTCGTTTGGTCTCTTGCGGGACGATACATACGGATGAGTTCATCAATAGAGCGAAGTCACGGTCTTCTTTCTCGCCCGCGGATATGAAAGGGATCTTGCAGCTCTTCCAAGACATGATGGTGGACTTTCTCATGTTCGGTTATAACGTGGAGCTAGAGGGGATCGGTACTTTCAGCGTCTCACTGAAAAGCCGGCCCGTCATGGAAAAGAATGAGGTCCGGGCGGAATCCATCCATTTTAAGGACGTGAAGTTCAGATCGTCCAAGGAACTAAGAGACCGGCTGAAGACCATGCCGGTGTTTCGTGACGAGTACACGGTTAGCGATCCCGCATATCCCTCCGCCAAGGAATGCGAGCAAGAGGTATTCCGTTATCTGGAGACGAACCCTTTTATCCACCAGAAGAAGTATATGTCGCTCTGCGGATGCTCCAGAAGTAAGGCTTCCCTCGACTTGCGGCGGCTGGTAGAGGAAGGGAAACTGCGGTGGGAAAAACTAGGTACTTCCCATCTATATTATAAGGTAGAAGAGCCGGTTTCCGGCGAGACAAATCCAAAATAA
- a CDS encoding aminopeptidase P family protein, with product MKTNIPERIAALREAMRQQKVDAYIIPSSDPHLSEYPADRWKSREWISGFTGSAGTIVVTADKAGLWTDSRYFLQAASQLEGSGIELYKLALPETPSITEFLLHELHAGQAVGLDGQTYSAAEASALANKLSRKEIKLDTSADLIEGIWKDRPAVPGNPIFEMPEALSGASVHEKLELINNQLRSEGADCLILAALDEIAWTFNIRGTDVTYNPVVVSYAFVSEDESVLFIKPEKLTAEITEHLKKEGVTLAEYSMIQRYLSRLPENSRVFVDMNKTNVSLYDAIPGSCTIVEGISPANHLKSIKNETEIKGFQNAVVKDGVALTKFYIWLEKKMAEGAQVTEISAAEKLTALRAEQPQYIMDSFGTICGYAEHGAIVHYSATPETDATLKPEGLLLIDSGAQYLDGTTDITRTIALGEPTEQMKKDFTRVLKGTISLAKSKFPAGTRGSQIDILARKALWDSGINYLHGTGHGIGHCLNVHEGPQSIRMEENPVTLKPGMVISDEPAMYRTGEYGIRTENMILVREDSETEFGKFLGFDTLTLCFIDTSLIIIPMLSVREHAWLNKYHQMVYDKISPFLNEEEKAWLKEKTTEI from the coding sequence ATGAAAACAAACATTCCTGAACGTATCGCCGCCCTACGGGAGGCTATGAGACAACAGAAGGTTGACGCTTACATCATACCCAGTTCCGACCCGCACCTAAGCGAGTATCCGGCCGATCGCTGGAAATCGAGAGAATGGATATCCGGCTTCACCGGCTCGGCGGGAACGATCGTGGTCACCGCAGACAAGGCGGGCTTATGGACCGATTCCCGGTATTTCCTGCAAGCGGCCAGCCAACTGGAAGGTTCCGGTATCGAACTCTATAAGTTGGCGCTTCCGGAGACACCGTCTATCACGGAATTCCTCTTGCATGAGTTACACGCCGGACAGGCCGTAGGGCTGGACGGGCAAACCTATAGCGCCGCCGAAGCGAGTGCCTTGGCAAATAAACTAAGCCGTAAAGAAATCAAGCTGGATACCTCGGCCGACCTGATCGAGGGTATCTGGAAGGACCGTCCCGCCGTTCCCGGAAACCCGATATTCGAGATGCCGGAAGCATTAAGCGGAGCCTCCGTGCACGAGAAACTAGAACTAATCAATAACCAGTTGCGGAGCGAGGGCGCCGATTGCTTGATCCTCGCCGCCTTGGACGAGATCGCGTGGACATTCAATATCCGGGGTACGGACGTGACCTATAACCCGGTCGTAGTCAGCTACGCCTTCGTATCGGAGGACGAGAGCGTGCTTTTCATCAAGCCGGAGAAGCTGACCGCCGAGATCACCGAGCATTTGAAGAAAGAAGGGGTTACGCTGGCCGAATACTCCATGATCCAGAGGTATCTGTCCCGCCTACCGGAAAACAGCCGGGTATTCGTGGATATGAACAAGACGAACGTCTCCTTATACGATGCGATCCCGGGAAGCTGTACGATCGTGGAAGGGATCTCCCCCGCCAATCACTTGAAGAGCATCAAGAACGAGACCGAGATCAAGGGATTCCAAAACGCCGTGGTAAAAGATGGCGTCGCCTTGACAAAATTCTATATCTGGCTGGAGAAAAAAATGGCGGAAGGAGCCCAAGTTACAGAGATCAGCGCCGCCGAGAAGCTGACAGCCTTACGTGCGGAACAACCGCAATACATCATGGATAGCTTCGGCACGATCTGCGGTTACGCCGAGCATGGAGCGATCGTTCATTATTCCGCTACGCCGGAGACGGACGCGACCTTGAAACCGGAGGGATTGCTTTTGATCGATTCCGGTGCGCAATATCTGGACGGTACGACGGATATCACCCGCACGATCGCCCTTGGAGAGCCGACGGAGCAGATGAAAAAGGATTTCACCCGTGTATTGAAAGGTACGATCAGCTTGGCGAAAAGCAAGTTTCCCGCTGGAACACGAGGCTCTCAGATCGATATCCTTGCCCGTAAGGCGCTATGGGATTCCGGCATTAATTACTTGCACGGAACCGGTCACGGTATCGGCCATTGCCTAAACGTACACGAAGGCCCCCAAAGCATCCGCATGGAGGAGAACCCGGTGACCTTGAAGCCCGGAATGGTGATCAGCGACGAGCCGGCCATGTATCGTACCGGCGAATACGGTATCCGTACGGAGAACATGATCTTGGTACGTGAGGACAGCGAAACGGAATTCGGGAAATTCCTAGGATTCGATACGCTGACGCTTTGTTTCATCGACACGAGCTTGATTATCATCCCCATGCTCTCTGTCCGTGAGCACGCTTGGCTGAACAAGTACCACCAAATGGTCTACGACAAGATCAGCCCGTTCTTGAACGAGGAGGAGAAAGCTTGGCTGAAAGAGAAAACAACAGAAATTTAA